One segment of Panicum virgatum strain AP13 chromosome 1K, P.virgatum_v5, whole genome shotgun sequence DNA contains the following:
- the LOC120706739 gene encoding uncharacterized protein LOC120706739 — MIDLGDEMEATIVRLQLAIIAKPITAPPPVPTTADVEAMFANHYQASPQPVEISYFPPDFVLQFDNKKNYDIVLSYQILTDNKYTFSLAPWTHDARCHLEAWKIPVNIDIHGIPPHAFHPKSLSVLLDPYCDIEAYTMDKKSGICTVKGTARSVSSIPVTGFLSYPQRTGYEIVIHTFPVTMQTSLLTIPRRYSSDWHQPPHFDIQPICNNPRPKNGNNKKTLTWSGNAIEPYLKLNSKMKEE, encoded by the exons ATGATTGACCTTGGTGATGAGATGGAAGCTACTATTGTGAGACTACAGTTAGCCATTATTGCAAAACCAATAACAGCTCCTCCACCAGTACCAACAACTGCAGATGTTGAAGCAATGTTTGCCAACCATTATCAGGCATCACCCCAACCAGTAGAAATATCCTACTTCCCACCAGATTTCGTTCTCCAATTTGATAACAAAAAAAACTATGACATAGTGCTCAGCTATCAAATCCTTACTGATAACAAATACACATTTTCCTTGGCACCTTGGACTCATGATGCTAGATGCCACCTAGAAGCATGGAAAATTCCAGTAAATATAGACATTCATGGCATACCTCCCCATGCATTCCACCCTAAAAGTCTTTCAGTACTACTAGATCCATATTGTGACATTGAAGCATATACCATGGACAAAAAATCAGGTATCTGTACTGTCAAAGGCACTGCACGAAGTGTAAGCTCTATCCCAGTCACAGGTTTCCTCTCATATCCACAGCGTACTGGATATGAGATAGTCATACATACATTTCCTGTCACCATGCAAACCAGCTTATTAACTATACCTAGAAGGTATTCTTCTGACTGGCATCAACCTCCACACTTTGATATACAACCAATCTGCAATAACCCCAGACCGAAG AACGGGAACAATAAGAAGACTCTAACATGGTCAGGCAATGCGATAGAGCCATATTTGAAG CTGAACTCGAAGATGAAAGAAGAATGA
- the LOC120706748 gene encoding glycine-rich cell wall structural protein-like — protein MASKALLVLALLLAAAFLVASANNEHTQPKEEESKQAGVQDYHRGGGYPGGGWRGGGGYPGGGRRGGGGYPGHGGGGGYCRWGCCNRGYYGGCRCCSRPDEIPEPMYRPEFVEVHD, from the exons ATGGCGTCCAAGGCGCTCCTAGTGCTCGCGCTCCTGCTCGCTGCTGCTTTCCTTGTCGCCTCAGCTAACAACGAGCACACCC AgccgaaggaggaggagagcaagCAGGCCGGCGTGCAGGACtaccaccgcggcggcggctaccccggcggcggctggcgcggaggaggcggctaccccggcggcggccggcgcgggggcGGTGGCTAccctggccacggcggcggcggcgggtactGCCGGTGGGGGTGCTGCAACCGCGGCTACTACGgcggctgccgctgctgctcgcGCCCCGACGAGATCCCGGAGCCCATGTACCGCCCGGAGTTCGTCGAGGTCCACGACTGA